From the Methanofastidiosum sp. genome, one window contains:
- a CDS encoding DMT family transporter: MLVPYLALLGRIFLLGSERILVKKLGQKSDSISGTFLFFGIGTIFLIPTLFFVDIVINISILFFVTLSSFVYSIAFMLYVKSLSDGEASLVSPLYNFNVFFLLILAVTFLGEKLTLFKMAGLIFLFYGVSFLNRKSNILESFEAIFLDKSCQYMMAASLLIAIGRTIDGNAIRFTSPLLYAFYLNVGISLFLLLYILAKSDISTTIKLFREKTKIATLSGGLNAYSYLFLLIAFTGIEVSIAEPASMSAMIITVILAGKVLKESIKERLLGVAIMLIGLWLLFV; encoded by the coding sequence ATGTTAGTCCCTTATCTTGCCCTATTGGGTAGAATTTTTCTATTAGGGTCAGAAAGAATTTTAGTAAAAAAACTTGGGCAAAAATCAGATAGTATTAGTGGAACTTTTTTATTTTTTGGAATAGGAACAATATTTTTAATTCCCACGCTTTTTTTTGTGGATATTGTAATTAATATTTCAATCCTATTTTTTGTTACTTTGAGTAGTTTTGTCTATTCCATTGCATTTATGTTATATGTAAAATCATTATCTGATGGAGAAGCATCTTTAGTGAGCCCTTTGTATAATTTCAATGTATTTTTTTTGTTAATATTGGCAGTAACTTTTTTAGGAGAAAAATTAACTCTGTTCAAGATGGCTGGATTAATCTTTTTATTTTATGGAGTTTCATTTCTTAACAGGAAAAGCAATATCCTAGAATCATTCGAAGCAATTTTCTTAGATAAGTCTTGTCAATATATGATGGCAGCTTCTCTATTAATAGCAATTGGAAGAACTATTGATGGTAACGCAATTAGATTTACAAGTCCACTGCTTTATGCTTTTTATCTAAATGTTGGCATATCTCTCTTCTTATTGTTATATATCCTGGCTAAGAGCGATATATCAACTACGATTAAATTATTTAGAGAAAAAACAAAAATTGCAACTTTGAGTGGAGGATTAAATGCTTACTCTTATCTTTTTTTATTAATTGCGTTCACAGGGATTGAAGTTAGTATTGCTGAACCTGCTTCGATGAGTGCCATGATAATCACAGTTATCTTAGCAGGAAAAGTCCTAAAGGAGAGTATAAAAGAAAGATTGCTAGGTGTCGCAATAATGCTTATTGGACTTTGGCTGTTATTTGTCTAG
- a CDS encoding adenylate kinase, whose amino-acid sequence MRIILLGPPGCGKGTQAEVICKNFNIPHISTGNILRNNVKRGTEIGLAAKEYMDSGRLVPDTIIIGMMKGRFLEDDCRKGFLLDGFPRTIAQAEALDDLLDQMDIFLDHIINIDVPDQDIIDRISKRLSCSNCGEVYNIMFKKPKKEMTCDSCEFKLHQRDDDKEEVVRNRLEVYRKQTAPLIEYYKQKIKNVDGRKNISEVTEDILKILKS is encoded by the coding sequence ATGAGAATAATTCTTTTAGGTCCGCCAGGTTGCGGTAAAGGAACTCAGGCTGAAGTCATCTGTAAGAATTTTAATATTCCTCATATATCTACAGGAAACATACTTAGAAATAACGTTAAAAGAGGAACGGAGATAGGATTGGCCGCAAAAGAATACATGGATTCTGGCCGTCTTGTTCCAGACACGATTATTATTGGCATGATGAAAGGCAGATTTTTAGAAGATGACTGCAGAAAAGGATTTTTACTTGATGGCTTTCCTAGAACAATTGCCCAGGCAGAAGCCCTAGATGATTTGTTGGATCAAATGGATATATTCTTAGATCATATTATAAACATCGATGTACCCGATCAGGACATTATTGATAGGATATCCAAAAGATTGTCATGTTCAAATTGTGGAGAAGTCTACAATATAATGTTCAAAAAACCTAAGAAAGAAATGACATGCGACTCTTGTGAGTTTAAACTCCATCAACGAGATGATGATAAAGAAGAAGTAGTAAGGAATAGACTTGAAGTATATAGAAAACAAACTGCACCACTCATAGAATACTACAAACAGAAAATAAAAAATGTTGATGGCAGGAAAAATATAAGTGAAGTTACAGAAGATATTCTTAAGATATTAAAATCTTAA
- a CDS encoding DUF4130 domain-containing protein — MQDSMSVLDYLLLSKDAPQTLIEKSKKLSWHELNISADSGIVKIRRKIGEVRSEIHRARGFVRFNSINDKVLFGYIKPEHNIGRLVADIFARRFQKNIIILGNEHKVWVSYYSNMSYLRYETSKSLNEIIEEVKFLVNSDAEMNIEKIWEVYYKSQFVKERENHKLFYKNMPKKHLKSAGNNIELRLNTKTLDEYISD, encoded by the coding sequence ATGCAAGACTCAATGAGTGTTTTAGATTATCTTTTACTTAGTAAGGATGCTCCTCAAACACTTATAGAAAAATCAAAAAAACTATCTTGGCACGAACTTAATATTTCTGCAGACTCGGGTATAGTAAAGATAAGACGAAAGATAGGAGAAGTAAGATCTGAAATACACAGAGCGCGAGGATTTGTAAGATTCAATTCAATAAATGATAAGGTACTTTTTGGTTACATAAAGCCTGAACACAATATAGGTAGATTAGTTGCAGACATTTTTGCCAGAAGATTTCAAAAGAATATTATCATACTTGGTAATGAGCATAAGGTGTGGGTATCTTATTACAGCAATATGTCTTATTTAAGATATGAAACATCAAAAAGTCTTAATGAGATAATAGAAGAAGTTAAATTCTTAGTAAATTCAGATGCAGAAATGAATATAGAAAAAATATGGGAAGTATACTACAAATCTCAATTTGTTAAAGAGAGAGAAAATCATAAACTATTCTATAAAAATATGCCGAAAAAACATCTTAAATCGGCAGGGAACAACATAGAGTTAAGATTAAACACTAAAACTTTGGATGAATATATATCTGATTAA
- a CDS encoding isopentenyl phosphate kinase family protein, whose protein sequence is MIIIKAGGSAITKKSEDFTPNMEVISSLAQEIKDAGRVSILIHGAGSYGHPIAKKYSLGKGYFDEYQLKGFSETRASVSELDSIILKALMQNGLTPVKIGTFSNFITSNGRVVEFHKEPLLRAIELGLLPVFTGDLVFDRSRVFSILSGDQIVSYLSKLLKPSRVIFGTDVDGIFTGDPKKENVKLIKTIDEDNIREVFNFAKDTGDASGGMEGKFSEILPIFDMGIEIDVINLTKKGNLAETLRGNVKGTVIKKKNITK, encoded by the coding sequence ATGATAATAATTAAAGCAGGCGGCTCAGCAATTACTAAAAAAAGTGAAGACTTTACTCCAAATATGGAAGTAATTTCTAGTCTAGCTCAAGAAATAAAAGATGCAGGAAGAGTATCAATATTGATTCATGGAGCTGGTTCTTACGGCCATCCTATTGCAAAGAAATACTCATTGGGCAAAGGGTACTTTGATGAATATCAACTTAAAGGTTTCTCTGAAACTAGGGCCAGCGTTAGTGAACTTGATAGTATAATTCTAAAAGCCCTTATGCAAAATGGGCTAACGCCTGTAAAAATAGGTACTTTTTCTAACTTTATTACGTCAAATGGGAGAGTTGTTGAATTCCACAAAGAACCTTTGCTTAGAGCAATTGAACTTGGGTTATTACCAGTATTTACAGGAGACCTTGTTTTTGATAGGAGTAGGGTATTTTCGATCTTATCAGGAGATCAAATAGTATCGTATTTATCCAAGCTACTCAAGCCTTCTAGGGTTATATTTGGAACAGATGTCGACGGAATATTTACAGGAGACCCCAAGAAAGAAAATGTGAAACTGATTAAAACAATCGATGAAGACAATATAAGAGAAGTTTTTAATTTTGCCAAAGATACTGGAGATGCCTCTGGCGGGATGGAAGGTAAATTTTCTGAAATACTTCCAATATTTGATATGGGTATAGAGATAGATGTTATTAATTTAACAAAAAAAGGTAATTTAGCGGAAACTCTTAGAGGGAATGTTAAAGGAACAGTAATCAAGAAAAAAAATATTACAAAATAA
- a CDS encoding HAMP domain-containing histidine kinase, which yields MNEFNEILKIINKILRHDILNHLATASMALELYENKKDEKYLKTAFKAVHRSIDLIKQMKELEFFVETGHEISSINIREKIDSVISTYQIDYSIDGNCQVLTDQGISSVIGIIVDNAIKHGKADRIDFRLITKEKTCEIIISDNGIGIPLEIKDRIFEAGFGQGVDRGAGLGLFVIKKFIERYEGEIKVQDTIPQGTTFIIILKRAFD from the coding sequence ATGAATGAATTTAATGAAATCTTAAAAATAATTAATAAAATATTACGTCATGATATTCTTAATCATTTGGCCACTGCAAGCATGGCTTTAGAACTTTATGAAAACAAGAAAGATGAAAAATATCTAAAAACTGCATTTAAAGCCGTACATCGAAGTATTGATTTAATTAAACAAATGAAAGAACTTGAATTCTTTGTTGAAACTGGGCATGAGATTAGTTCTATTAACATTAGAGAAAAAATTGATTCCGTTATTTCTACATATCAAATAGATTATTCAATAGATGGTAATTGTCAAGTACTAACTGACCAAGGAATTAGTTCGGTGATTGGAATCATAGTTGATAATGCAATTAAACACGGAAAAGCAGATAGAATAGATTTTAGGCTAATAACTAAAGAAAAAACTTGCGAAATTATTATTTCAGACAATGGGATTGGGATACCTTTAGAAATAAAAGATAGAATATTCGAAGCAGGATTTGGTCAAGGGGTAGATAGGGGGGCAGGACTAGGATTATTTGTTATTAAAAAATTTATAGAAAGATATGAGGGCGAAATTAAAGTGCAGGATACTATTCCGCAAGGAACAACTTTTATTATCATCTTAAAAAGAGCCTTTGATTAG
- a CDS encoding tyrosine-type recombinase/integrase: protein MLEEYLMELELRGQSKNTIRNYGYTLSNFFDYTNKNSKDITEQDIKRYMIYLKNDKNATNRTIHRHLNALRSFFRYQNIDIADKVMLPKLSKPLPKFLTKGEIRLLLEKPDKLRDKCLIRLLYSTGLRVSELVKLNKNDIKTESIHVVSGKGSKDRIVFVDSKTREMLEQYISERNDSNEALFLSAHGDRISARTIQWLIKKYSEDAGIEKKVTPHVLRHSFATHMLEGDADIVVIKELLGHSNLSTTQIYTHITDERRRKVYDKAHPLSKE, encoded by the coding sequence ATGCTTGAAGAATACTTGATGGAATTAGAGCTTCGAGGTCAATCTAAGAATACCATTAGAAATTACGGTTACACACTGTCTAATTTTTTTGATTATACTAACAAGAATTCTAAAGACATAACAGAACAAGATATCAAAAGATACATGATATACCTCAAGAATGATAAAAATGCCACTAATAGGACTATACATAGACACCTCAATGCTCTACGTTCTTTTTTTAGATATCAAAATATTGACATCGCAGATAAAGTAATGCTTCCAAAATTGTCTAAGCCACTCCCAAAGTTTTTAACTAAAGGAGAGATAAGACTTCTACTTGAAAAACCTGATAAATTACGTGATAAATGTCTTATCCGATTACTGTATTCTACTGGTTTAAGAGTTTCAGAGCTAGTTAAACTTAATAAAAATGACATTAAGACTGAGTCAATTCATGTTGTTTCCGGTAAAGGATCTAAAGATAGAATAGTGTTTGTTGATTCCAAGACTAGAGAAATGTTGGAACAATATATTTCAGAAAGAAACGATTCAAATGAAGCTCTATTCTTAAGTGCTCACGGAGATAGAATTTCTGCAAGAACAATTCAGTGGCTGATAAAGAAGTACTCTGAAGATGCAGGAATTGAAAAAAAAGTAACCCCTCATGTATTGAGACATTCTTTTGCAACACATATGCTTGAAGGAGATGCCGATATAGTAGTTATAAAAGAATTACTTGGCCATTCTAATCTATCAACTACCCAGATATATACCCATATCACAGATGAAAGAAGAAGGAAAGTTTATGATAAGGCACATCCCTTATCGAAAGAATAA
- a CDS encoding response regulator, with the protein MMPLIKNNFENMAISEENVSRESLILDLIPGIIHQINNSLASVMVSIELLQKEMINLRKQSKEESINILLLDHLEKLALLNKDDNPKNKNILMALIKEEILKLKDQCEKKNIDNTKFDYLDNLISLNMKSAKRIDSIAKAFRRLVSFEKDVTLIDVNEVVSTSLIILQNHLKNKFTIREDYSELSLVNFNFYQLNYTIICILLKIIELMDSGELNIKTFETDNNIHVNIKLMSGQISKESLDVMANNTTTESKIDLCSIKKLLQHTDGIFDITRSLDIIENESINGLSGEIAFNIKIKKNDLNYFNLDSTSQNNLDLEDISLNNIGSDDSNPGVNNFLNNENVNSRNILVVDDDPQTLVSLFLSLKNQELANRIIIAKTAEAGIEQFKEKDFCLVISDYKLPGMDGISFLNHIKEKYPNTQRVLITGFLNSTIKEDATNKASIKHIIEKPWTTPDLLNIVQDALTQYK; encoded by the coding sequence ATGATGCCACTAATAAAAAATAACTTTGAAAATATGGCCATATCGGAAGAGAATGTTTCACGAGAATCCCTTATCTTAGATTTAATTCCTGGAATAATTCATCAAATTAATAATTCTTTAGCTTCAGTTATGGTGAGCATAGAACTGTTGCAAAAAGAAATGATTAATCTAAGAAAACAATCAAAAGAAGAAAGTATAAATATTCTTCTTCTTGACCACTTAGAAAAACTTGCACTCTTAAATAAGGACGATAATCCAAAAAATAAAAATATTCTAATGGCATTAATCAAAGAAGAAATTTTAAAATTAAAAGATCAGTGCGAAAAAAAGAATATTGACAATACAAAATTTGACTATCTTGATAACTTGATTAGCTTAAACATGAAAAGTGCTAAAAGAATAGATTCAATAGCAAAAGCATTCAGAAGGTTAGTTTCCTTTGAGAAAGATGTAACTTTAATCGATGTGAACGAAGTTGTTAGCACCAGTTTAATTATTTTGCAAAATCATTTAAAAAATAAATTCACTATCCGCGAGGATTACTCCGAATTGTCGTTAGTCAATTTTAATTTCTATCAATTAAACTATACTATTATCTGCATTCTATTAAAGATAATTGAGCTTATGGATTCAGGTGAACTCAACATTAAGACATTTGAAACAGATAACAATATCCATGTTAACATAAAATTAATGAGTGGACAGATTTCTAAAGAGAGTCTTGACGTTATGGCCAATAATACCACTACAGAATCAAAGATTGACTTATGTTCAATTAAAAAATTACTTCAGCATACAGATGGTATTTTTGATATAACAAGAAGTCTAGATATAATAGAAAATGAATCTATAAATGGATTAAGTGGCGAGATAGCATTTAATATAAAAATTAAAAAGAATGACCTAAATTATTTTAATCTAGATAGCACAAGTCAAAATAACTTAGACCTTGAAGATATTTCTTTAAATAATATTGGCAGTGATGATTCTAATCCAGGTGTAAATAATTTTCTAAATAATGAAAATGTTAATTCAAGAAATATTTTAGTTGTAGACGATGATCCTCAAACCTTAGTCAGCTTGTTTCTATCACTTAAGAATCAGGAACTAGCTAATAGAATTATTATTGCTAAAACTGCCGAAGCAGGAATAGAACAGTTCAAAGAAAAAGATTTCTGCTTAGTTATATCCGATTATAAGTTGCCAGGAATGGATGGAATCAGTTTTCTTAACCATATAAAGGAAAAATATCCAAACACTCAAAGAGTTCTTATCACTGGATTCCTAAATAGTACCATAAAAGAAGATGCAACAAACAAAGCATCAATAAAGCATATTATTGAAAAACCTTGGACAACTCCAGATTTATTAAACATAGTTCAGGATGCACTGACACAATATAAATAA
- a CDS encoding YegP family protein codes for MMTKFEVYKDKAGEYRFRLKAGNGQVIAVSEGYKSKTSCMNGIESVKKNAPTAAIVEIEK; via the coding sequence ATTATGACAAAATTTGAAGTGTATAAAGATAAAGCAGGAGAGTATAGATTTAGATTAAAAGCTGGGAACGGGCAAGTTATAGCTGTTAGCGAAGGGTATAAATCAAAAACATCTTGTATGAACGGAATTGAAAGTGTAAAGAAGAATGCACCTACTGCAGCGATTGTAGAAATAGAAAAATAA
- a CDS encoding putative DNA modification/repair radical SAM protein, whose protein sequence is MTSLEKIVHLATQSEYDCIGDEGKVFENIDLSKIAALGQGTKHDICTSSSTARIADQNQVLGDVTNSGICHSFTANGRCVSMFKTLFTNYCTHDCKYCQNSTEYKGHKSVYSYTPEELARITISLYKGNYIEGLFLSSGVSSDEDRITEKMIDTLKILKNKYNFAGYIHFKILPGVSYEYITQASEMADRLSVNIETPSNNYLSELSSTKNYVNDILRRQNYIQKLELKKELPAGQTTQLVVGACGESDFDIFRRVLKEYKEMMLKRVYYSVFTPVIGTSLEEISAQPTWREHRLYQMDWLYRVYKFSEKEIKVAFDEEGFLNNKDPKLFIALNTLDSAIDPNEASYDELLRVPGIGPKSAYRIVNYRKKNRIFKRKQLLNLGVRVKNATPFLKMDGGQCSRIDRWVECKTQ, encoded by the coding sequence ATGACGTCCCTTGAAAAAATAGTCCATCTTGCAACTCAAAGTGAATATGACTGCATCGGAGATGAGGGAAAAGTCTTTGAAAATATTGATTTATCTAAAATAGCTGCTTTAGGTCAAGGGACTAAGCACGACATATGTACTTCTTCTTCGACTGCAAGAATTGCTGACCAAAATCAAGTATTAGGTGATGTGACTAATTCGGGGATTTGTCATTCGTTTACAGCGAATGGTCGCTGTGTGTCCATGTTTAAAACTCTATTCACAAATTACTGTACGCATGATTGCAAATATTGCCAGAACTCTACAGAATATAAAGGCCATAAAAGTGTTTATTCTTACACTCCTGAAGAATTGGCAAGGATAACTATATCGCTTTACAAGGGAAATTATATAGAAGGGCTTTTCCTAAGTTCAGGAGTTAGCTCAGATGAAGACCGAATAACGGAAAAAATGATAGATACTTTAAAAATCTTAAAAAATAAATATAATTTTGCTGGTTACATACATTTTAAGATTTTACCCGGAGTATCATACGAATATATCACGCAAGCTTCTGAAATGGCAGATAGATTAAGTGTGAATATCGAAACCCCTTCCAACAATTATCTATCTGAATTAAGCAGCACCAAGAATTATGTAAATGACATACTAAGAAGACAGAACTACATCCAAAAATTAGAATTAAAAAAAGAACTTCCAGCTGGCCAAACAACTCAACTTGTTGTAGGCGCCTGTGGGGAAAGTGACTTTGATATATTCAGAAGAGTCCTTAAAGAATACAAAGAAATGATGTTAAAAAGAGTATATTATTCAGTCTTTACTCCCGTAATTGGAACCTCTTTAGAGGAAATATCTGCACAGCCAACATGGAGAGAACATAGATTATACCAAATGGATTGGTTGTATAGAGTATACAAATTTTCTGAAAAAGAAATTAAAGTGGCATTTGATGAAGAAGGATTTCTTAATAATAAAGATCCCAAACTCTTTATTGCCTTAAACACTCTTGATTCTGCAATTGATCCAAATGAAGCATCATATGATGAACTCTTACGGGTTCCAGGTATAGGGCCAAAGAGCGCCTACAGAATTGTAAACTACAGGAAAAAAAATAGAATTTTCAAAAGAAAACAACTTCTTAACTTGGGAGTAAGAGTAAAAAATGCTACACCTTTCTTGAAAATGGATGGTGGGCAATGCTCTAGGATTGACAGGTGGGTTGAATGCAAGACTCAATGA